From Microlunatus capsulatus, a single genomic window includes:
- a CDS encoding LLM class flavin-dependent oxidoreductase produces MTRRGLFLPPFDVLADPALVAELAAEAEEAGWDGVFVWDHLIYADPVREIADPWICCAAIAAATSRIQLGPMVTPLSRRRPQVLARQAASLDRLSGGRLVLGFGLGDDGRVGELSRFGEETDAKARAAMLDEGLGVLRGLLSGEPVDHDGPHAPARGVTFAPAGTRPGGIPFWIGGRWPNKPPLRRAARHQGAFVIAVETPDDLAGARAVLADVRAAAGAGMDGFDLVVQLGPGEDPAPWADAGATWVLTQVGPYHLDLAEVRRVVRAGP; encoded by the coding sequence ATGACCCGCCGAGGGCTCTTCCTGCCCCCGTTCGACGTGCTCGCCGACCCGGCCCTGGTGGCCGAGCTGGCCGCCGAGGCCGAGGAGGCGGGCTGGGACGGCGTCTTCGTCTGGGACCACCTGATCTACGCCGACCCGGTGCGCGAGATCGCCGACCCCTGGATCTGCTGCGCCGCGATCGCCGCGGCGACGTCGCGCATCCAGCTCGGCCCGATGGTCACGCCGCTGTCGCGGCGCCGGCCGCAGGTGCTGGCCCGCCAGGCCGCCTCGCTCGACCGGCTGTCCGGTGGCCGGCTGGTGCTCGGCTTCGGGCTGGGCGACGACGGCCGGGTGGGCGAGCTCTCCCGGTTCGGCGAGGAGACCGACGCCAAGGCCCGGGCGGCGATGCTCGACGAGGGCCTGGGGGTGCTGCGCGGGCTGCTGTCCGGCGAGCCCGTCGACCACGACGGCCCGCACGCGCCCGCCCGCGGCGTCACCTTCGCCCCCGCCGGCACCCGGCCCGGCGGCATCCCGTTCTGGATCGGCGGCCGGTGGCCGAACAAGCCGCCGCTGCGCCGGGCGGCCCGGCACCAGGGCGCCTTCGTCATCGCCGTCGAGACCCCCGACGACCTCGCCGGCGCCCGCGCGGTGCTCGCCGACGTCCGGGCGGCGGCGGGTGCGGGGATGGACGGCTTCGACCTGGTCGTGCAGCTGGGCCCGGGTGAGGACCCGGCGCCGTGGGCGGACGCGGGCGCCACCTGGGTGCTCACCCAGGTCGGTCCGTACCACCTGGACCTGGCGGAGGTCCGGCGCGTGGTGCGCGCCGGTCCCTGA
- a CDS encoding transglycosylase domain-containing protein, which produces MPPSSRPRRRSTAALVFVVVSAVAGLLAAGLVLPAVAAAAWATDAASEELTTLPVEFDAPAQSQRTRVLDADGDLLATFYAENRVYVGLDAIAPVMREAIISIEDHRFYEHGPIDPIGTLRAFLRNTASDDVTQGGSSITQQYVKMVQVEEAAKAGDEAAVEAARAGTYSRKIKELRYAVSVEQNLTKDEILERYLNIAYYGDGAYGVQAAAEHYFGTTAAELTLAQAALLAGLVQNPTAYNPVENERAGLQRRDVVLARMAELGTITDAQATKAQKKGFDEDAVETTTSGCTTSDFPFLCDYVYKTLLQTPSLGATPEEREQAVLRGGLTVRTALDPSTQEATQEAVSAVVAPTDPLISVMDMVEPGTGRVLAMAQSRPVMGSDAEEGETYWNYSVPPALGGAQGFQAGSTFKAFTAAAALQDGLPLSTRYDARRTVDFSGASFESCEGTRQVNGQWEVSNSTGTNGVMDMNLAAQRSVNTYFVQLALDVGMCDVTRMAEKVGVRSSTADAPVSSYDDKPSFTLGTVEVDPLSMASAYATFASGGIHCDPVVLDSVTDASGASLDVPDGSCERVLDEGVADAVNAMLAGVMTQGTGARVATADGRPQAGKTGTIDSNAATWFVGYTPDAAGAAMISIDNARAPFKAGEGGRGRAGLKGYVVPSTGRVLEGSGSGDAGQEIWKPAMESYLDGRPATTFDAPPPALVYGDGSSTFRGGPGGQPGQPLPGQPLPGQQAPGQPAPGQAVPGQEPRGRR; this is translated from the coding sequence GTGCCTCCCTCCTCGCGACCCCGCCGCCGCTCGACCGCGGCCCTCGTCTTCGTGGTCGTGAGCGCCGTCGCCGGGCTGCTGGCGGCCGGCCTGGTGCTGCCGGCGGTGGCCGCCGCGGCCTGGGCCACCGACGCCGCGTCGGAGGAGCTGACGACGCTGCCGGTGGAGTTCGACGCCCCGGCGCAGTCCCAGCGCACCCGGGTGCTGGACGCCGACGGCGACCTGCTGGCGACGTTCTACGCCGAGAACCGGGTCTACGTCGGGCTGGACGCCATCGCCCCCGTGATGCGCGAGGCGATCATCTCCATCGAGGACCACCGCTTCTACGAGCACGGCCCCATCGACCCGATCGGCACGCTGCGCGCCTTCCTGCGCAACACCGCGTCCGACGACGTCACGCAGGGCGGCTCGAGCATCACCCAGCAGTACGTGAAGATGGTCCAGGTCGAGGAGGCCGCCAAGGCCGGCGACGAAGCGGCCGTCGAGGCCGCCCGCGCGGGCACCTACAGCCGCAAGATCAAGGAGCTGCGCTACGCCGTCTCGGTGGAGCAGAACCTCACCAAGGACGAGATCCTCGAGCGCTACCTCAACATCGCCTACTACGGCGACGGCGCCTACGGCGTCCAGGCCGCGGCGGAGCACTACTTCGGGACGACGGCGGCCGAGCTGACCCTGGCCCAGGCCGCCCTGCTGGCCGGGCTGGTGCAGAACCCGACGGCCTACAACCCGGTCGAGAACGAGCGGGCCGGCCTGCAGCGCCGCGACGTCGTGCTGGCCCGGATGGCCGAGCTGGGCACCATCACCGATGCCCAGGCCACCAAGGCGCAGAAGAAGGGCTTCGACGAGGACGCCGTCGAGACGACCACCAGCGGCTGCACCACCAGCGACTTCCCGTTCCTGTGCGACTACGTCTACAAGACGCTGCTGCAGACGCCCAGCCTGGGCGCCACCCCGGAGGAGCGCGAGCAGGCCGTGCTGCGCGGCGGGCTGACGGTCCGGACCGCGCTCGACCCGTCGACGCAGGAGGCGACCCAGGAGGCCGTCAGCGCCGTCGTCGCCCCGACCGACCCGCTGATCTCGGTGATGGACATGGTCGAGCCCGGCACCGGCCGGGTGCTGGCGATGGCGCAGAGCCGTCCCGTGATGGGCTCCGACGCCGAGGAGGGCGAGACCTACTGGAACTACTCGGTGCCCCCGGCGCTGGGCGGCGCCCAGGGGTTCCAGGCCGGCTCGACGTTCAAGGCCTTCACCGCCGCCGCGGCCCTGCAGGACGGGCTGCCGCTGTCCACCCGCTACGACGCCCGCCGGACCGTCGACTTCTCCGGTGCCAGCTTCGAGAGCTGCGAGGGCACGCGGCAGGTGAACGGGCAGTGGGAGGTCAGCAACTCCACCGGCACCAACGGCGTGATGGACATGAACCTGGCCGCGCAGCGCTCGGTGAACACCTACTTCGTGCAGCTGGCCCTCGACGTCGGCATGTGCGACGTCACCCGGATGGCCGAGAAGGTCGGCGTCCGCAGCAGCACCGCCGACGCGCCCGTCAGCTCCTACGACGACAAGCCGTCCTTCACCTTGGGCACCGTCGAGGTCGACCCGCTCTCGATGGCGAGCGCGTACGCCACCTTCGCCTCCGGCGGCATCCACTGCGACCCGGTGGTGCTCGACTCGGTCACCGACGCCTCCGGCGCCTCGCTGGACGTGCCGGACGGGAGCTGCGAGCGGGTGCTGGACGAGGGCGTCGCCGACGCCGTCAACGCCATGCTGGCCGGGGTGATGACCCAGGGCACCGGGGCCCGGGTCGCCACCGCCGACGGCCGCCCGCAGGCCGGCAAGACCGGCACCATCGACAGCAACGCCGCCACCTGGTTCGTCGGCTACACACCCGACGCCGCCGGCGCGGCGATGATCTCCATCGACAACGCGCGCGCCCCGTTCAAGGCCGGTGAGGGCGGCCGGGGCCGGGCCGGGCTCAAGGGCTACGTCGTGCCCTCGACCGGGCGCGTGCTCGAGGGCTCGGGCAGCGGCGACGCCGGCCAGGAGATCTGGAAGCCGGCCATGGAGTCCTACCTGGACGGCCGTCCGGCGACCACGTTCGACGCCCCGCCCCCGGCGCTGGTCTACGGCGACGGCTCGAGCACCTTCCGGGGCGGTCCGGGCGGCCAGCCCGGTCAGCCGCTCCCCGGTCAGCCCCTGCCCGGCCAGCAGGCCCCCGGCCAGCCGGCCCCCGGTCAGGCGGTCCCCGGCCAGGAGCCGCGCGGCCGCCGCTGA
- a CDS encoding HhH-GPD-type base excision DNA repair protein has protein sequence MTSRRIWLTGDDAADDLLTTDDNALLLGMVLDQQVAMEKAFAGPAVIAERMGGRLDVAAIAAMEEDAFIALCSERPAVHRFPGAMAKRVRQVCQVLVEEFDGDAANVWRDATTGAGLKRALLALPGFGEEKATIFVAVLAKHRGVTPTGWEEAAGPFGQDGFRSVADVVDEESLARVRESKRAVKATKKAAKAEQAAAG, from the coding sequence ATGACCTCCCGCCGCATCTGGCTGACCGGCGACGACGCCGCCGACGACCTGCTGACCACCGACGACAACGCGCTCCTGCTGGGCATGGTCCTGGACCAGCAGGTCGCGATGGAGAAGGCGTTCGCGGGGCCGGCGGTGATCGCGGAGCGGATGGGCGGGCGGCTGGACGTGGCCGCGATCGCCGCGATGGAGGAGGACGCCTTCATCGCCCTCTGCTCCGAGCGGCCGGCCGTCCACCGGTTCCCCGGGGCGATGGCCAAGCGCGTCCGTCAGGTCTGCCAGGTGCTCGTCGAGGAGTTCGACGGCGACGCCGCGAACGTCTGGCGCGACGCGACCACGGGGGCCGGGCTGAAGCGGGCGCTGCTGGCCCTGCCCGGCTTCGGGGAGGAGAAGGCGACGATCTTCGTCGCCGTGCTGGCCAAGCACCGCGGCGTCACCCCGACCGGGTGGGAGGAGGCGGCCGGGCCCTTCGGCCAGGACGGGTTCCGCTCCGTCGCCGACGTCGTCGACGAGGAGTCGCTGGCCAGGGTCCGGGAGAGCAAGCGCGCCGTCAAGGCCACGAAGAAGGCCGCGAAGGCGGAGCAGGCCGCCGCGGGCTGA
- a CDS encoding DUF1990 family protein codes for MGSVAELMAPAAALALQTAGLTYPEVGATRSTLPAGYHHQHVSARVGQGRAAFEAAGEALLTWRVHEGAGLSARVSDHRVRVGTVAELRLGPRRVGLRIPVRVLEVVEDDHRLGFVYGTLPGHPERGEESFTVELAADGAVFFDLVAFSRGGRWFTVLGAPLARAGQYLVTERYVSAARTAARGGRPRP; via the coding sequence GTGGGGAGCGTGGCGGAGCTGATGGCCCCCGCGGCAGCGCTCGCGCTGCAGACCGCCGGCCTCACCTACCCCGAGGTCGGGGCGACCCGGAGCACGCTGCCGGCCGGCTACCACCACCAGCACGTCTCGGCCCGGGTGGGCCAGGGCCGGGCGGCGTTCGAGGCCGCCGGCGAGGCGCTGCTCACCTGGCGCGTGCACGAGGGCGCCGGCCTGTCGGCGCGGGTGTCCGACCACCGCGTGCGCGTGGGTACCGTGGCCGAGCTCCGGCTCGGCCCGCGCCGGGTGGGGCTGCGGATCCCGGTCCGCGTGCTGGAGGTCGTCGAGGACGACCACCGCCTCGGCTTCGTCTACGGCACCCTGCCGGGCCACCCCGAGCGCGGCGAGGAGTCCTTCACCGTCGAGCTGGCCGCCGACGGCGCCGTCTTCTTCGACCTCGTCGCCTTCTCCCGCGGCGGCCGCTGGTTCACCGTGCTCGGCGCGCCGCTGGCCCGGGCCGGGCAGTACCTGGTCACCGAGCGCTACGTCAGCGCCGCCCGGACCGCCGCACGGGGCGGCCGACCCCGCCCCTGA
- a CDS encoding LacI family DNA-binding transcriptional regulator, giving the protein MSTDTAQQRDGAVRADSSAPRDDAGRLSPADATADGAVRSSRPQPTLEMVAAVSGVSRSTVSRVVNHSPSVRPEVAAAVRRAIEALDYVPNRAARSLASRHTYAVALLVPEESSRFFGDPYFASIVQGITGALESSDYVLNLLVDRDGGGGKARRYLQGGSVDGALVVSHHPRDTDLRAINASLPVVFGGRPALPDLDPCYSVDVDNVGGARLATGHLVGLGRRRVGTVTGPSDMPASVDRLQGWREVLEAAGLPDDAVAVGDFTTAGGAAATHALLERVPDLDALFVANDLMARGALAVLAERGRAVPDDVALVGYDDSPAATWAEPLLTTVSQPSIAMGARMAEMLLGLLASREPESRACVLQTRLVLRATA; this is encoded by the coding sequence ATGTCCACGGACACCGCCCAGCAGCGCGACGGAGCCGTGCGGGCCGACAGCAGCGCCCCCCGCGACGACGCGGGCCGGCTCTCCCCCGCCGACGCCACCGCGGACGGCGCCGTCCGGTCCTCCCGGCCGCAGCCCACCCTGGAGATGGTGGCCGCCGTCTCGGGCGTCAGCCGCTCGACGGTGTCCCGGGTGGTCAACCACTCGCCCAGCGTCCGGCCCGAGGTGGCCGCCGCCGTGCGGCGCGCGATCGAGGCCCTCGACTACGTGCCCAACCGCGCCGCCCGCTCGCTCGCGAGCCGGCACACCTATGCCGTCGCCCTGCTCGTGCCCGAGGAGTCCAGCCGGTTCTTCGGCGACCCCTACTTCGCCTCCATCGTCCAGGGCATCACCGGCGCGCTGGAGAGCAGCGACTACGTCCTCAACCTGCTGGTGGACCGCGACGGCGGCGGCGGCAAGGCCCGCCGCTACCTGCAGGGCGGCAGCGTCGACGGCGCCCTGGTCGTCTCCCACCACCCCCGCGACACCGACCTCCGCGCGATCAACGCGAGCCTGCCCGTCGTCTTCGGGGGCCGGCCGGCGCTGCCCGATCTCGACCCCTGCTACAGCGTCGACGTCGACAACGTCGGCGGCGCCCGGCTGGCCACGGGCCACCTCGTCGGGCTGGGCCGGCGGCGCGTCGGCACCGTCACCGGACCCTCCGACATGCCGGCGTCGGTCGACCGGCTGCAGGGCTGGCGCGAGGTGCTCGAGGCTGCCGGGCTGCCCGACGACGCCGTGGCGGTCGGGGACTTCACGACCGCCGGCGGGGCGGCCGCCACGCACGCGCTGCTGGAGCGCGTCCCCGACCTCGACGCGCTCTTCGTCGCCAACGACCTGATGGCGCGCGGCGCCCTGGCCGTACTGGCCGAGCGGGGGCGGGCGGTGCCCGACGACGTCGCCCTGGTCGGCTACGACGACAGCCCGGCCGCGACGTGGGCCGAGCCGCTCCTGACCACGGTCAGCCAGCCCTCGATCGCCATGGGCGCCCGGATGGCCGAGATGCTGCTGGGCCTGCTCGCCAGCCGGGAACCGGAGAGCCGGGCCTGCGTGCTGCAGACCCGGCTCGTGCTCCGCGCGACCGCCTGA
- the yczR gene encoding MocR-like transcription factor YczR: MTPTRWLAAAGLRDLLGPDAFRSPAYRDLAERVRFLVVDGRLAVGTRLPSERELARVLGLSRSTVTAAYAHLATTGYLRTRQGSGAFVEVPPGQPLGGLPGVGLAGAGALNFAFAAPAAPAGVAEAYAEAVGQLPTLLRSHGYSADGLPVLRQRIADWYTARGLPTAPSQVVVTGGALAALNLVAASLLGPGDRVLVETPTYANALDALRRRGLRPMAYPLGPDGWDAAGFDATVRQTAPRAAYLIPEFQNPTGGWLEAGLRPELAASLRRTRTVAVVDETLVETRLDGQPPRPPLASFLPDAVTLGSASKAFWGGLRIGWVRAPRELVRTLVENRATLDLGTPPLEQLALAALLADAGPVLADQRLRLREQRDRLVGQLAAHLPAWRCTTPGGGLSLWVELPTESSSRLAAAAERQGLLLSAGPRFFPGAGGERRVRIPFAAAPEVLDDAVQRLVRAWAAVEDGTTGAAVPPALDLSA, from the coding sequence ATGACCCCCACCCGCTGGCTGGCCGCGGCCGGGCTGCGCGACCTGCTGGGACCGGACGCTTTCCGCTCCCCCGCCTACCGCGACCTGGCCGAGCGCGTCCGCTTCCTCGTCGTCGACGGCCGGCTGGCCGTCGGCACCCGGCTGCCCAGCGAGCGGGAGCTGGCCCGCGTGCTGGGGCTGAGCCGCTCCACCGTGACGGCCGCCTACGCCCACCTCGCCACCACCGGCTACCTGCGCACCCGGCAGGGCTCGGGCGCGTTCGTCGAGGTGCCGCCCGGCCAACCGCTCGGCGGCCTGCCCGGCGTGGGCCTGGCCGGCGCCGGGGCGCTGAACTTCGCCTTCGCCGCGCCCGCCGCCCCGGCCGGTGTGGCGGAGGCGTACGCGGAGGCGGTCGGGCAGCTGCCGACGCTGCTGCGCAGCCACGGGTACTCCGCCGACGGGCTGCCGGTGCTGCGGCAGCGGATCGCCGACTGGTACACGGCCCGCGGGCTGCCGACAGCCCCGTCCCAGGTGGTCGTGACCGGCGGCGCGCTGGCCGCGCTGAACCTCGTGGCGGCGTCGCTGCTGGGTCCGGGCGACCGGGTCCTGGTGGAGACCCCGACCTACGCCAACGCCCTCGATGCGCTGCGCCGGCGCGGCCTGCGGCCGATGGCCTACCCGCTGGGGCCGGACGGCTGGGACGCTGCGGGTTTCGACGCGACGGTCCGGCAGACCGCACCGCGCGCGGCCTACCTGATCCCCGAGTTCCAGAACCCGACGGGCGGCTGGCTGGAGGCCGGGCTGCGCCCCGAGCTGGCCGCGTCGCTGCGCCGGACCCGCACCGTCGCGGTGGTGGACGAGACCCTGGTGGAGACGCGGCTGGACGGCCAGCCGCCGCGGCCGCCGCTGGCCTCCTTCCTGCCCGACGCCGTCACCCTCGGCTCGGCCAGCAAGGCGTTCTGGGGCGGTCTGCGGATCGGCTGGGTGCGCGCGCCGCGCGAGCTGGTCCGCACCCTGGTGGAGAACCGGGCGACGCTCGACCTGGGCACCCCGCCGCTGGAGCAGCTGGCCCTGGCCGCGCTGCTGGCCGACGCCGGGCCGGTGCTGGCCGACCAGCGGCTCCGGCTCCGCGAGCAGCGCGACCGGCTGGTGGGCCAGCTGGCCGCCCACCTGCCCGCCTGGCGCTGCACGACCCCGGGCGGCGGGCTGAGCCTGTGGGTGGAGCTGCCGACGGAGTCCTCGAGCCGGCTGGCGGCCGCGGCCGAGCGGCAGGGCCTGCTGCTGAGCGCCGGCCCGCGCTTCTTCCCGGGTGCCGGGGGCGAGCGGCGGGTCCGGATCCCCTTCGCCGCCGCGCCCGAGGTGCTCGACGACGCCGTCCAGCGCCTGGTCCGGGCGTGGGCCGCGGTCGAGGACGGGACGACGGGCGCGGCCGTCCCGCCGGCGCTGGACCTCAGCGCCTGA
- the yczE gene encoding membrane protein YczE, with the protein MTTSAPSALGPLQQLRAGRLARRLPQLYLGLALYGFSMAMMLRSDLGLAPWDVLHEGLERWVPLSYGTITIVVGALVLLMWVPLRQRPGLGTISNVFAVGIAADLGLAVLRTPGPLVLQVLLLVGGVVANGLAGAVYIGSHFGPGPRDGLMTGLARRTGASLRLVRTGIEVVVLAVGFALGGTVGLGTVLYAVGIGPLVQLFLPHVAVRLDPRPEATTTAPASPVAAAGPGA; encoded by the coding sequence GTGACGACGTCCGCCCCCTCCGCCCTCGGCCCCCTGCAGCAGCTCCGCGCCGGCCGGCTGGCCCGCCGGCTGCCCCAGCTCTACCTCGGCCTCGCGCTCTACGGCTTCTCGATGGCCATGATGCTGCGCTCCGACCTCGGGCTGGCTCCGTGGGACGTCCTGCACGAGGGCCTGGAGCGGTGGGTGCCGCTCAGCTACGGCACCATCACCATCGTCGTCGGCGCGCTGGTGCTGCTGATGTGGGTGCCGCTGCGGCAGCGCCCGGGCCTGGGCACGATCTCGAACGTCTTCGCCGTCGGGATCGCGGCCGACCTCGGGCTGGCCGTGCTGCGCACGCCGGGGCCGCTGGTCCTGCAGGTGCTGCTGCTGGTCGGCGGGGTCGTCGCCAACGGGCTGGCCGGCGCGGTCTACATCGGCAGCCACTTCGGCCCCGGCCCGCGCGACGGGCTGATGACCGGCCTCGCCCGCCGGACCGGGGCGAGCCTGCGGCTCGTCCGCACGGGGATCGAGGTGGTCGTGCTGGCGGTCGGGTTCGCGCTGGGCGGCACCGTCGGCCTCGGGACCGTCCTCTACGCCGTCGGGATCGGGCCGCTCGTGCAGCTGTTCCTGCCGCACGTCGCCGTCCGGCTGGACCCGCGGCCGGAGGCGACGACGACCGCCCCGGCGTCCCCGGTGGCCGCCGCCGGTCCCGGCGCCTGA
- the lpdA gene encoding dihydrolipoyl dehydrogenase, with amino-acid sequence MTDHYDVVVLGAGPGGYVAAVRAAQLGLSTAIIELKYWGGVCNNVGCIPTKSLLRNAEIAHIFNHEAKTFGISGDVTFDFGSAFKRSRGVADRMAKGVHFLMKKNKVTEIDGWATFTDDHHVSVEGPKGTTQVSFDNLIIAAGATTRLLPGTEVTERVVTYEEQILTEELPASIIIAGSGAIGTEFAYVLANYGVDVTIVEFLDRMLPLEDPEVSAELQKHYKKLGVKLMTSTKVEKIDDSGEKVKVTVSPAAGGESTVLEADKVMQAIGFAPRTAGYGLDKTGVELTERGAIAIDDHMRTNVPHIYAIGDVTAKLLLAHTAEAQGIVAAETIAGAETMPINYDMIPRATYCQPQVASFGYTEAQAKDKGYDVKVAKFPFTANGKAHGLGEPVGFVKVIADSEHNEILGAHMIGPDVTELLPELTLAQLWDLTADEVARNIHAHPTLSEALLEAAHGISGHMINL; translated from the coding sequence ATGACCGATCACTATGACGTCGTCGTGCTGGGTGCCGGACCGGGTGGCTACGTGGCCGCGGTCCGAGCCGCCCAGCTGGGGCTGTCCACCGCCATCATCGAGCTCAAGTACTGGGGCGGGGTGTGCAACAACGTGGGCTGCATCCCGACGAAGTCGCTGCTGCGCAACGCCGAGATCGCGCACATCTTCAACCACGAGGCGAAGACGTTCGGGATCAGCGGCGACGTCACGTTCGACTTCGGCTCGGCGTTCAAGCGCAGCCGGGGCGTGGCGGACCGGATGGCCAAGGGCGTCCACTTCCTCATGAAGAAGAACAAGGTCACCGAGATCGACGGCTGGGCCACCTTCACCGACGACCACCACGTGAGCGTCGAGGGCCCGAAGGGCACCACGCAGGTGAGCTTCGACAACCTCATCATCGCCGCGGGCGCCACCACCCGTCTGCTGCCGGGCACCGAGGTCACCGAGCGCGTCGTGACGTACGAGGAGCAGATCCTCACCGAGGAGCTGCCGGCGTCGATCATCATCGCGGGCTCGGGCGCCATCGGCACCGAGTTCGCCTACGTGCTGGCCAACTACGGCGTCGACGTCACGATCGTGGAGTTCCTCGACCGGATGCTGCCGCTGGAGGACCCCGAGGTCTCCGCCGAGCTGCAGAAGCACTACAAGAAGCTCGGCGTGAAGCTGATGACCAGCACCAAGGTCGAGAAGATCGACGACTCGGGCGAGAAGGTCAAGGTCACCGTCTCCCCGGCCGCCGGCGGCGAGTCCACCGTGCTGGAGGCCGACAAGGTCATGCAGGCCATCGGCTTCGCCCCGCGGACCGCCGGCTACGGCCTGGACAAGACCGGCGTCGAGCTGACCGAGCGCGGCGCCATCGCCATCGACGACCACATGCGCACCAACGTGCCCCACATCTACGCCATCGGCGACGTGACGGCCAAGCTGCTGCTGGCCCACACCGCCGAGGCGCAGGGCATCGTCGCCGCCGAGACCATCGCCGGGGCCGAGACCATGCCGATCAACTACGACATGATCCCGCGGGCCACGTACTGCCAGCCGCAGGTCGCGTCGTTCGGCTACACCGAGGCGCAGGCCAAGGACAAGGGCTACGACGTCAAGGTCGCCAAGTTCCCCTTCACCGCCAACGGCAAGGCCCACGGGCTGGGCGAGCCCGTCGGCTTCGTCAAGGTGATCGCCGACAGCGAGCACAACGAGATCCTCGGCGCGCACATGATCGGCCCGGACGTCACCGAGCTGCTGCCCGAGCTCACGCTGGCCCAGCTGTGGGACCTGACGGCCGACGAGGTCGCCCGCAACATCCACGCTCACCCGACGCTGTCGGAGGCGCTGCTCGAGGCCGCGCACGGCATCTCGGGCCACATGATCAACCTCTGA